Proteins encoded together in one Microbacterium sp. ABRD28 window:
- a CDS encoding gamma-glutamyl-gamma-aminobutyrate hydrolase family protein (Members of this family of hydrolases with an active site Cys residue belong to MEROPS family C26.) — MTADVLVVDNHDSFVHTLVGYLHQLGASTRMVEADALDPQALDETLEGHRGVLVSPGPGTPADAGASIAVVRAASARRIPLLGVCLGHQAIAEAYGARVGHAPELMHGMTSEVRHDGSTLFAGLTDPFTATRYHSLAIERPTLPPELVVTAETESGVIMGIAHRSVPVLGVQFHPESVLTEGGHRLLGNWLETLGFHGAAERGATLSPRR; from the coding sequence GTGACGGCCGACGTGCTCGTCGTCGACAATCACGACAGCTTCGTCCACACCCTGGTCGGCTACCTCCACCAGCTGGGCGCGTCCACCCGCATGGTGGAGGCCGACGCGCTGGATCCGCAGGCTCTCGACGAGACCCTCGAGGGTCACCGCGGCGTCCTGGTCTCCCCCGGCCCCGGCACGCCCGCCGACGCCGGGGCGTCGATCGCGGTCGTGCGTGCCGCATCGGCCCGCCGCATCCCTCTTCTCGGGGTGTGTCTCGGCCATCAGGCCATCGCCGAGGCCTACGGTGCCCGGGTGGGTCACGCCCCGGAGCTGATGCACGGGATGACCTCGGAGGTGCGCCACGACGGCAGCACGCTCTTCGCCGGGCTCACCGACCCGTTCACCGCCACCCGGTATCACTCGCTCGCCATCGAGCGCCCCACGCTCCCGCCCGAGCTGGTGGTGACGGCCGAGACCGAGAGTGGTGTGATCATGGGCATCGCTCACCGCTCCGTGCCGGTGCTGGGCGTGCAGTTCCACCCCGAGAGCGTGCTCACCGAGGGTGGTCACCGGCTGCTGGGCAATTGGCTCGAGACGCTCGGTTTCCACGGGGCTGCCGAGCGCGGCGCCACGCTGAGCCCGCGGCGCTGA
- the pknB gene encoding Stk1 family PASTA domain-containing Ser/Thr kinase, giving the protein MTTETRVLSGRYRVDEIIGRGGMATVYRGEDLTLGRQVAIKILDRDLADDNAFRTRFRLEAQAASRMANPAIVRVYDAGEDSESGVDGVTRPVPFIVMELVRGRLLKDIIAAGPVPVSDAVRYVDGILEALEYSHRAGVVHRDIKPGNVMVTDAGQVKVMDFGIARAVSDSSSTVAETTQILGTAAYFSPEQAKGEPVDARADLYSTGVVLYELLTGRQPFRGESPVAVAYQHVSETPLTPSEIVETVPRALDTVVLRALAKDPFQRYQDAAGFREALDATIDGKAPSKRQVGALTSELYGPNPRAAAETARSLRQLSTDTTMKRTQAGPPVAWIWAGVALLAVLLISVLFWAVTIQPSNEVPSSARIVPDVSGMTYERAVVELEGQDLVPSQITEPSVHVPEGAVIRTDPASGVSVSPGQGVLVVLSEGQDLATVPTLEGLTRDAAAQALTDAGLRVGTIRTENDPGREAGMVLSADRDAGTEVPAGTVVNLVVATGNVTILDYRGYTVDAATRELQSDELGLTVETAEDPGCPATNPTTVSQQSLAPGDVPVRSTITLTYCTGA; this is encoded by the coding sequence GTGACCACTGAGACGCGCGTGCTTTCAGGGCGATACCGCGTCGATGAGATCATCGGTCGCGGCGGGATGGCCACGGTGTACCGCGGCGAAGACCTGACGCTCGGCCGTCAGGTCGCGATCAAGATCCTCGACCGCGATCTCGCCGACGACAATGCCTTCCGCACCCGTTTCCGGCTCGAGGCGCAGGCAGCCAGTCGCATGGCCAACCCCGCGATCGTGCGCGTGTACGACGCCGGCGAAGACTCCGAGTCCGGCGTCGACGGAGTGACGCGTCCGGTGCCGTTCATCGTCATGGAACTCGTGCGCGGGCGCCTGCTGAAGGACATCATCGCCGCGGGCCCGGTGCCCGTCTCGGATGCGGTGCGCTACGTCGACGGCATCCTCGAGGCCCTGGAGTACTCGCACCGCGCCGGCGTGGTGCACCGCGACATCAAGCCCGGCAACGTCATGGTCACCGACGCCGGCCAGGTCAAGGTGATGGACTTCGGGATCGCGCGCGCGGTGTCGGACTCATCGTCCACCGTCGCCGAGACGACGCAGATCCTCGGCACCGCCGCCTATTTCTCCCCCGAGCAGGCCAAGGGCGAGCCGGTCGACGCGCGCGCCGATCTGTACTCCACCGGTGTGGTGCTCTACGAGCTGCTGACCGGTCGTCAGCCGTTCCGTGGCGAATCCCCGGTGGCAGTGGCCTACCAGCACGTCAGCGAGACCCCGCTCACCCCGTCGGAGATCGTCGAGACCGTGCCGCGCGCGCTCGACACCGTCGTGCTGCGGGCGCTGGCGAAGGATCCTTTCCAGCGCTACCAGGATGCCGCGGGCTTCCGCGAGGCACTGGATGCCACCATCGACGGCAAGGCCCCGTCCAAGCGTCAGGTGGGGGCCCTCACCAGCGAGCTCTACGGTCCGAACCCGCGCGCCGCTGCCGAGACCGCGCGATCACTGCGTCAGCTCAGCACCGACACCACGATGAAGCGCACCCAGGCGGGCCCGCCGGTCGCATGGATCTGGGCGGGCGTCGCGCTGCTGGCGGTTCTGCTGATCTCGGTACTGTTCTGGGCGGTGACGATCCAGCCGTCGAACGAGGTGCCCTCGAGCGCCCGGATCGTCCCCGACGTGTCGGGCATGACCTACGAGCGCGCCGTGGTGGAGCTGGAGGGGCAGGACCTCGTTCCGTCCCAGATCACCGAACCCAGCGTCCACGTGCCCGAGGGTGCGGTCATCCGCACCGACCCCGCCTCCGGCGTCTCGGTCTCGCCCGGGCAGGGCGTGCTCGTCGTGCTCTCCGAGGGTCAGGATCTTGCGACGGTGCCCACCCTCGAGGGACTGACGCGGGATGCCGCGGCGCAGGCGCTCACCGATGCGGGGCTCCGCGTGGGAACCATCCGCACCGAGAACGACCCCGGCCGCGAGGCGGGCATGGTGCTCTCGGCCGATCGCGACGCGGGCACCGAGGTGCCGGCCGGCACGGTGGTTAACCTCGTCGTTGCCACGGGAAACGTCACGATCCTCGATTACCGCGGTTACACCGTCGACGCCGCGACGCGCGAGCTGCAGTCCGACGAGCTCGGCCTCACGGTCGAGACCGCGGAAGACCCCGGCTGCCCCGCGACGAACCCGACGACGGTGTCGCAGCAGTCCCTCGCCCCCGGTGATGTGCCGGTGCGGTCGACGATCACCCTGACGTACTGCACCGGGGCCTGA
- a CDS encoding class E sortase — MGDERDVRMTEPALRRDRTARAASSQAAPPGKAPRHAKPRPRVSIVGVFGELLITAGVVTLLYVGWQMYLGDLIFGAQANAEGRELSEQWAEQYGEGLPEAVPTPSDQPADAEPAPAEPVILPEPTGTEDFAIMRIPRFGSDYAWTMAGGVTRAGTLDNFRIGHYPGSKMPGEVGNFAVAGHRTTYGAPFNRIAELHVGDAIVIETPAGWYTYRFRTLEYVTPDEVEVLLPVPQMPDVPANGRYITMTSCSPMFSLAERIVAYGVFESFQPYADGPPASLTEGVS; from the coding sequence GTGGGTGACGAGCGTGACGTGCGGATGACCGAGCCGGCCCTGCGCCGTGATCGCACCGCCCGCGCGGCGTCGTCACAGGCCGCGCCTCCCGGGAAAGCACCGCGTCACGCGAAGCCGAGACCGCGCGTCTCGATCGTCGGCGTCTTCGGTGAACTGCTCATCACCGCCGGCGTCGTGACCCTGCTCTACGTCGGGTGGCAGATGTACCTCGGCGACCTCATCTTCGGCGCACAAGCGAACGCCGAGGGACGGGAGCTGTCGGAGCAGTGGGCGGAGCAGTACGGCGAGGGCCTGCCCGAGGCCGTGCCGACTCCCTCCGACCAACCCGCCGACGCTGAGCCGGCGCCGGCCGAGCCGGTGATCCTCCCCGAGCCGACCGGCACCGAAGACTTCGCCATCATGCGCATCCCGCGCTTCGGCTCGGACTACGCCTGGACCATGGCGGGTGGTGTCACCCGCGCGGGAACCCTCGACAACTTCCGCATCGGCCACTACCCCGGCAGCAAGATGCCCGGCGAAGTCGGCAACTTCGCCGTCGCGGGTCACCGCACCACCTACGGCGCACCGTTCAATCGCATCGCCGAGCTCCACGTCGGAGACGCCATCGTGATCGAGACGCCGGCGGGGTGGTACACGTACCGCTTCCGCACCCTCGAGTACGTCACGCCCGACGAGGTCGAGGTGCTGCTCCCGGTGCCGCAGATGCCCGACGTCCCGGCGAACGGGCGCTACATCACGATGACCAGCTGCAGCCCGATGTTCTCGCTCGCCGAGCGCATCGTCGCCTATGGCGTCTTCGAGTCGTTCCAGCCCTACGCCGACGGACCGCCGGCCTCGCTCACCGAGGGAGTCAGCTGA